In the genome of Pseudomonas sp. Teo4, the window GTCATCGATGGCTGAGTGCAGGCCGCTGAACATGATGTTGAAGCCATCGGCGGCACCGGCCTCGAACCAGGTTTGCAGGTCATCGGCGATGGTTTGCGGGGTACCGATCAGGATGCGGTGACCACCGGAGGTGAGCTGGTTGAACAGTTGCCGCACGGTGGGGCGCTCACGGCGGATAAGGTCGTACACCAGCTTTTGCCGGCTTTGGTGCGTGTTGGTGGTGAAGGTTTCCGGTGGCAGCGGCACGACCTCATCGAAGGGCAGCTCCGAAAGGTCGTAGCCGAGGCTGGCGAAACGCGATATCGAGCTGAGGAAGGCCTTGGGTTCGAGCAGTTCTTGCAGGCGATCGTATTTGGCCTGTGCTTCGACCAGGGTCTTGCCGACCACGGGCGACACGCCGGGCAGCACTTTCAGTTCATGGCTGGCGCGACCAAAGCCAGCGGCGGCCTGCTTGATTTCCTGGTAGAACGCTTGGCCTTGTTCGACGGTGTGCTGGGCGGTGAAGATCAGCTCGCCAACCCGCGCCGCCAGGCGCTTGCCGGCCGCAGACGCACCGGCCTGGGCCACCACCGGGTGCCCCTGGGGCGAACGCGCCACATTGAGCGGGCCGCGTACCTGAAAGTGCTCGCCTTGATGGTCGAGCACATGCAGCTTGTCGATCTCCAGCCAGGTGCCGCTGGCCTTGTCCTGGATGAAGGCATCGTCGGCCCAGCTGTCCCACAGGCCGCTGACCACGTCGTAGAACTCTTCGGCACGGGCGTAGCGGTCATCGTGCTCGACATGGTCCTGGCGGTTGAAGTTCTCGCCGCCCCCCAGCGATGTCACCAGGTTCCAGCCGGCGCGACCGCCACTGAGGTGGTCCAGGGCCGCGTACTTGCGGGCGATGTTGTAGGGCTCGTTGTAGGTGCTGCTGGCGGTGGCGATCAGGCCGATGTGGCGGGTACTGGCGGCCAGCGCCGGGGCCAGGATCAGCGGGTCCCAGCGCACACTATTGGGCCCGCGCTGCAGGGCCAGGTCGAGCTTGACGTCGAGGGTGTCGTTGAAGAACAGCGAGTGAAAGCGCCCGGCTTCCAGCTTGCGGGCGATGTACTGGTAATGCTCCAGGCTCTTGAAGGTGTCCAGCGGTGCTTCCGGCAGGCGCCAGGCGCTGCCGCTGAGGGTACCGGGAATGAATGCACCGAGTACGAATTGTCCTTGGCTCATGAATTTTCTCCTGGCGCCCGCCGAACACGGCGGGCGCTGTGTCGGTGGGGTCAGAAGTTGTAGGCGATGCGGGTGTACCAGAAGCCGCCGTAGGGGTCGAACGGCGAAATCGAGCCGAATTTGGGGAAGCCGTTGATATCGCCCGCCGGGTAACCGTTGTTGTCTGCGCGCACATCGAACAGGTTGTTGGCACCCACGGCGATGTCGAAGTTGTCGGTCAGGGCGTAGGCCACTTCCAGGTCGGTGAGCCACTTGGCGCCGTAGGTCACGTCATAGTCCGGGTTGGCATCGCGGGCGATGACCTTGTCGTAGCGGGTGAGGGCTGCGTTGATGGTGAAGCGCTCGATCTGCCAGTTGGCGCTCAGAATCAGCTTGGTCTTGGGGTTGGCGACCGTGAGGTAGCCCTGGGCGACGCGGTCGAACAGTTGCAGATTGTTGCCCGCGGCGCGCAGCGAGGCCGGGGTCTGCTTGATGTCGTCGATTTCGGTCTTGTTGTAGTTGAAGCCGAGGCCATACTTGACCCGGCCGTACTGCCCATAGTCGACGCGGTAGTCGGCCACCAGGTCGACGCCGCGGGTGGTGGTGTCAGCGGCGTTGGTGAAGTACTTGATCCGGTAGCCGGGCTTGTAGCCGTTGGCGATCAACTGCTGGTCGACGCCATTGCCGTACAGGAAGCCAGTAAGGGCAATACGGTCGCGGATTTCGATCTGGTAGGCGTCCAGGGTCACGCTGGCTTGGGGCAGCGGCTGCCAGGTCAGGCCGAGGCTGATGTTGCGCGATTTCTCCGGGCTCAGGTCTTCGGCGCCCAAGGCCCTGGCCAGGGGCGAATCGACGCGCACGGTCTTGGCTTCGACGAACTGCGCCACACCGTTGACGAGGGTGTACTGGTTGGCAGTCTGGGCATACACCGACTGCGACAGCGACGGGGCGCGGAAGCCGTTGCTGAGGGTGCCGCGGATGGCGAAGGTGGGAGTGAAGTCATAACGCGCTGACAGCTTGCCGCTACGCGTGTTGCCACTGCTGTCGTCGTATTTTTCAAAGCGTGCGGCAACGCCGAGCCAGAGTTTTTCCGTGGGATTGAGCCCCAGATCAAGGTAGCTGGCGTAGCTGTTGCGGCTGAGTTGGCCTTCGTCTTCGGGGGTGAGGGTGATCGCACCTTGTGCCCCGACCGCCGCAGGCTGGCCTGCCAGTGGGCCGCTGGGGTAGATATAGCCACCGTTGATGTACGACAGCGGGTCGTCGGACTCGGTCTTGTAGCGCTCGTGACGGTGCTCCAGGCCCCAGGACACCTGCAGCGGCTTGCTCAGGCCGACCTCGAAGGCGCGGGTGAGGTCGAGGTTGTTGGTCCACTGGTCGAAGTAGTTGGTGTAGGTGTCGAAGTGGGTCGGGCTGGACGGGCCGAGCGAAGCGTTCAGGGTTTCGTCGGCGCCGGCCTGGCCCTTGTCGCGGCCGAAGGTGGAGCTCAGGTCCCAATGCCAGTCCGCGACTTCGCCCTTGCCGCCGGCGGCGGCCTGGTAGTCGGTTTCTTCCAAGGTATAGAAGGGTGCAGTGCCGTCCGGGTAGATCTCGGGGATGATGTTGGTCGAGTTGGGCCGGCGGTAGTTCTGCCCACCCCGGGCATCGCGCTTGCTGAAGGTGGAGAACGAGTACAGGGTCAGGTCGTCGCTGACTGGCAGCTCGGCGTTGTACGACAGGTTGATGGCCTTGATCTTTGGCAGGCCATTCTTCTGCACGTGGCGGTCGGCAGTGTCGTTGCGTGGGTCTCCGGCGAAATACAGGTTGCCAGTGGCCTCGCGCGAGCGGGTGGCGGTCTGAACCGATTTGGCGTCCAGCGCGTAATTGAAGAAGCCGCCGTTGTCGCCCAGGGCCAGGCCTTGGTTGAGGGTCTGGCGCAGGTTGTCGCCGTCGCCCTTGTAGTACTGGCCGTACTGGGTACTGGCCGAGCCGCCGTTGTCGCGTTGCTTGAGGATGATGTTGATCACCCCGGCGATGGCATCGGAGCCGTACTGCGCCGACGCGCCGTCGCGCAGCACTTCGACGTGGTCGATAGCGCTGATGGGGATCATGTCCAGGTCCACCGGGTTGGTGCCGTAGGCGGCGGTGGAGTCGAGGTTGATGACCGCGCTGTTGTGGCGGCGCTTGCCGTTGACCAGGACCAGCACGTTGGAGCCATTCAGGCCGCGCAGGCTGTAGGGGCGGGCGATGCTGTCGTTGGAGGTACCCGACGGCCGTTGCGAAAACGACGGCAGGGTGCGTTGCAGGGCGCCGCGCAGGCTGGACTCGCCGGTCTGCTCCAGCTGCTTGCTGTCGATCACGTCGATTGGCGCGGGGCTGCTGGTGACCGTACGCACTTCGCTGCCGCGTGAGCCGGTGACGACCACCGTGTCGAGGGCGGGGTCGTTATCGGCGGCGACGGCCAGCGGGGTGAGCAAATAGCCGGCGGCCAGCGCCGGAGCCAGCGATAAAGCGGTGAACACAGACTTCATGACTGTTCCTTCGGTTCGATTGGCAGATCAGGCCCTGGATGTGCGATCGAACGGGCTCTCATAGGGTGTTTCACGCATGGCAGGCGCAGCCTGGCCCGCGGGAGGTCCATTGCTCCCGTGACGGATGTGCCTGTGGGTCGTCCGGCGCGCGCCGGTGCGTTGTGCTGCGGCGGGTCGCTAGCCGCTGAGCAATGGGTTGAAGCGGTCGTCCCAGAAACTGCGCACTTGCAGCGATTGGCGGATCAGTCCGCTGTCGTGGAACAGGTCGGCGATACGCTGCTGGGCGCGGATGTCGTCCTCGCTGACAGGTAGCAGACGACAGCGGCGTTCGCGCTGGTTGAACTGTTGCAGGTACAGCTCGCGGGAAATGCCGGTCAGCGCTTGATTGCGCTCGGCCCAGGCCTGGGGGGTGTGCTCGACCCAGTCCCAGGTGGCTTTTTCACGCTGCAGGAAGTCGCGAATGGCGGCCTGTTTGCCGGGCGTTTGCAACACGTTGGCAGTGGTTGCGATCAGGTAGTTGCCGCAGTGGTATCTGGACGCTTCGGCCAGCACCACACCCTCCATGGCGGTCTGGGCCTGGAGCGCGCCGATGCCGCCAGCGACGATGGCGTCCAGGTGGCCGTTCTGGAAGGCGACCAGTGCATCACGGGCCGGCATCGGTCGGGCTTGTATATCGGCAAGTGTCAGCTGGTGGTCGTGCAGCAGGTTGAGCACCAGGTAATGGGTGTCGGTGGCACGCACGAAACTTACGCGCTTGCCCTTGAGATCGGCTATCGATTGTATGCCGCTGTCGCGCTTGACGATCAGGCTGCTGCGGTTCTGCTCGCCCTGGTAGCTGGCGATCAATACCAGCGGGTTGCCGGCGGCACTGGCGAACAACGGCAGTACCGGGCTCATGAAGGCGTAATCGAGGCTGTTGCTGGCAAAGGCTTCCAACACCATGGCACCACCGGGCACGTCCACCCACTCCAATGGATACGGCGTAGCGGCCTGGCCGGCGTCGGCCAGAAAACTGGCAGCCTGGCCTTTGTAGCGCCAAACCCGAAGCGCTTCGCCTGCGTTGGCCAACGTGGGCGCAAGCCCTGCGGCCAACCCGGCAATGGCACTGCGGCGCAGGAACGCGCGGCGGCTGATGTCGATCGCCATGACGAACTCCTCAGTCCAGCAGGTCGGGCTGTTGCTGGACGATGCGGTCCCACAGCGGCAGGAAGTTCAGCCAGCCGAACAGTTCGCGTTGGGCCAGGCTGGATGCGTCTTCCTCCAGTGTCGGGATGCGTGGCTGGCCGGCAGAGTAGGCCAGCAGATGGGCGCGCGCGGTGTCGTCGGCGAGGATGAAACGCCAGGCGGCGCTTTCCACGGTCTGGCCGGTGGTCCACAGGCCGTGGTTCTGCCAGACCAGCAGGTTGTTGTCGGCGAAGGTCTGGACAAAAGCGCGGGCTACTTCGTCGCGGTCCTGCAGCAGGCTGCCGTCGGCATTGCGCAGGGCATGGCGATCGAACAGCACCTGTTCGCCGATGAAGGCCGATGTCTCGGCGGTGATCGGTGCAAACAGTTGCCCCAGCGACGACCAGACCCGGCCATGGAAACCATGCAGATGGGCAATGCCCACCACATCGGCGCGGGCCCGTTGCAGTTCGTAGTGCAGCTCCAGGGCGCTGGTGTTGAGCAGCCCCTGGCCTTCGACCACCTGGCCCTCGCCATTGACCCGCAGCAGGTCGCTGGTGCGCAGCTGCGAGAAGGGCACACCCAGCGGGTTGATCCAGTAATGGTCGGTTTCGATTGGATCGCGGGCGGTGAAGTGGCCGGCCAGGCCCACTTCGAAGCCCAGTTCGGCGAACAGCCGGTAGGAGGCAGCCAGGCGCTGTTTGCGGTGCAGGCGTTCGGCGAGTTTGTCGCTGAAAACAGGTGGAGTGTCGATCTGCAGGCGGTGGTTGTGGCTGGGCAGGCGGGCGACACTGTGGCGCGGTGCGTGTTGACTCATGGCAGTACCTCACGGGGCAATGATCCGTCCTGCCATACCCAAGGGCGCTCGCAGGGGGATGAATCGGGGCCTCCACCGTGCGAGGGGTCGGGTCTGAAGGGACTGTAGCAAGGGGGTAGGGCGGCGAAGAAATACTGTTTTGATCTATTTTTATTATTATTTTTCAGAATATAAATTTGCTCTGATATTTGTAATGCGCATTTTGGCTGGCTGAGCGGTGAGCATGACCACCTATCGGCCAGCTCCCGCATCCTGTCCAGGTCACTAGACTTCATGGGGGGGACAAGATCAACGCACCTCAACTCAGGAGATCTGTGATGAACAGAACACCTTTGATGGCGTTGGTAGTGGTGGTAGGGGCAATTTCCGCTTGCGCGAACAGAGCCGAAATTGTCGATGTCCCCCTCAGTGCTACCCCGCTGAATGCACAGCATATCGCCCGCGCCACACTCAGCCCGGCCGGTGACCAGACCAGCATCCTGCTCACCGTCGGTGGCGTGCCTCAGGACATGGCCGTCCCCAGCCGGCTGGACACCGCTATCTATGCGGGCTCCTGCCAGCAACTGGGCGCAAGCCCCGCGTATGAAACTCACCAGGCCAACAACGTCGACTACCCCTCCATGGCTGCGCGCACCCGGCATTGGGCCCAGGCTCCGGTGGCGCTCCGTGAACTGGCCAAAGGTGAATACGCCTTGCTCGTTCGTACCAGCCCTGCCGATGGCAGCCGCCCATTGTTCTGCGGCGACATCAACGCGGGTTGACCTGTGCATGGCATGGCAGTCGCCCGCCTGTGGCCCCGGTGCCCTGCAGGAGGCGCAGCCGTCAGGCGCCGATCCCGACCAGGAGGTGCCCAATGCTGTACATCATTCACTGGACCATCAGCGCGGAAAATCGCAACGCCGCCATAACGCGCTTCGTCAAAACCCAGGGCGCGCCGCCAGATGGCCTGAAAGTCATTGGCCGCTGGCATGCCATTGGTAGCCACCAAGGATTCGGTGTGGTCGAGACCGATGAGCTGAAGGTGGTGCTTGGGTGGGTACTGGAGTGGAGCGACCTGATGGATATGCAGGTGTATCCCGCACTGACTGACGAGCACGCCGCGCCCTTGCTGATGGCGGCTGCAAGCCGGATAGGTGGCTGAGCACACCTGCGCAGCATTGCGGTTTAGGGGACCGGTTCAGACGTCCGGTCCTCGCCTTGCGCGAAAGCGCTGCCGGACCTTCCGGGCGCCCCAAAGTGGGCTTGCAGCGGCTCCTTGCCGGTCACTTTCAAGCAATTGCGCACCAACAGCAGGCGCTTCGATAAACGCACTTTTCCCGCCGCCGCCAACCCCGCCAAACAAACAGATTTCAATTCAAGCATTTAGCACAATCGTACCGCCGATGTTCAGTTTTGGCAGGTCAATTGCTTTGCCTGCTGGGAAACTAAATTGACCCACAGGAAGATTGGGCGCCGTCCTCACCCAGCTTTTTCTGCGGTTCGAATCCGGCCCGTCTTCCCGACAGCGGGCCGGATAATTTCCCGTCGGTTGGAGGCAACAGGCATGATCCGGTTTTCCCATGTGTGCCGTGGTATGTTGGGTTTTTCCCTTTTGTTCGCCAGTGTCACGGCCCTTGCGGACGAGGCCCCGCCAGCCATTGATAGCGGTGACACAGCCTTCGTCGCAGTGTGTTCGCTGGTGGTGCTGCTGATGACCCTGCCGGGTCTGGCGCTGTTCTATGGCGGCATGGCACGCACCAAGAACGTTCTGTCGATTCTGATGCAGGTGTTCTGCACCGCTGCGTTGATGTCCGTACTGTTCGCGATCTACGGCTACAGCCTGACTTTCACCGACGGCGGCGCGTTGCAGGCGGTGGTCGGCGGCCTCGACAAGCTGTTCATGGTGGGCATCACCAAGGACACGGTAGTCGGCACCATCCCGGAGTACCTGTACTTCCTGTTCATGCTGCTGTTTGCCGCCATTACCCCGGCGATCATCGTCGGCGGCCTGGCCGAGCGCATGAAGTTCGCTGCGGTGATGGTATTCATGGTGGTGTGGTTGACCATCAACTACATCCCCATGGCGCACATGGCCTGGGGTGGGGGCTGGGTGTTCGACCTCGGTGTGCAGGACTTCGCCGGCGGTAACGTGGTGCATCTGAACGTCGGCATCGCCGCGCTGGTAGGCGCCTGGCTGCTGGGGCGCCGCCGTGACTTTGGCACGCCGTCGTTGGCACCGCACAACATGACCATGACGCTAACTGGCGGTTCGCTGCTGTGGGTGGGCTGGCTGGGCTTTTGTGGCGGCTGCGCCCTGGCCGCCAACGGCTTCGCCATGCTGGTGATGGTCAACACCATGCTCGCCAGCTGCGCCGGTGCCCTGGGCTGGATGCTGGTGGAATGGCAGCACCGTGGCCGGCCGAGCATGTTCGGTGCGTTGTCCGGCGCCATCGCCGGGCTGGTGGCGATCACCCCTGCGTGCGGCTACGTGGGCCCCATGGGCGCCATTCTGCTGGGTTTGATCGCGGGCCCGGTGTGTGTCTGGTCGGTGGAAAAGCTCAAACCGATGATTGGCCTCGACGATGCCTTTGATGTGTTCGGCGTACACGGCGTTGCCGGCATTCTGGGCGGCCTGCTGACGCCGGTATTCGCGCTGACCGCCATCGGTGGGCAGAGTTTTGCCGAAGGTCGTGGGCTGCTTGATCAGGTACTGGTCAATGCCGGTGCGATCCTGTTCAGTGTGGTGTTCTCGGGCGCTACCAGCCTGATCGCCTACAAGGTCGCCGGCGCTCTGTGCGGCGGGCTGCGGGTGGATGAAGAAGCCGAAGTGGACGGGCTCGACCTGTCTGCCCATGGTGAAGTCGGCTACAAATACTCCAACTGAGGGCGGTGCCGATGAAACTGATTACTGCAATCATCAAGCCCTTTCGCCTGGACGATGTGCGTGAGGCGCTCACCGAGGTGGGTGTGAGTGGTGTCACGGTCACGGAGGTGAAGGGGTATGGGCGGCAGAAAGGGCACACGGAGGTGTACCGTGGCGCTGAGTACCTGGTGGAGCTGCTGCCCAAGGTGAAGCTTGAAATTGTGGTGGCCGATGGGGTTTGCCAGTTGGCTGTCGAGGCGATCTTGAAGGCGGCGCGTACTGGCAAGATTGGTGATGGGAAGGTGTTTGTTCAAGATCTGGAAGGGATTATCCGGATCAGGACCGGGGAGATGGGGGATGAGGCGGTGTAGCGTGTCCGATTGAGTTTCCATACGGGGAACTGGGGCCGCTTTGCGGCCCATCGCAGGCTTCGCCAGCTCCTACGGGTAGTTACACCTTCAACGGTTTGCACTTCGTGGGAGCTGGCGAAGCCTGCGATGGGCTGCAAAGCAGCCCCAATAATCAAAAGATCTGTCGTATCACCCGCGCACGCGGGCCTTCTGCGGGTCATAGGCCACGGTGCCGAGCGCGACGACCGCGCGGATACGCTTCTGCTGCCCGTCAAGCTTGCCGACCTCAAGCTCAGTACTCACCTCGCAATAGGCAACATCCAGGCGACACAACGCAATGTTCTTGCTTGAAATTGTGGTGGCCGATGGTTTTGCCAGTTGGCTGTTGAGGCGATTTTGAAGGCGGCGCGTACTGGCAAGATTGGTGATGGGAAGGTGTTTGTTCAAGATCTGGAAGGGATTATCCGGATCAGGACCGGGGAGATGGGGGATGAGGCGGTGTAGCGTGTCCGATTGAGTTTCCATACGGGGAACTGGGGCCGCTTTGCGGCCCATCGCAGGCTTCGCCAGCTCCTACGGGTAGTTACACCTTCAACGGTTTGCACTTCGTGGGAGCTGGCGAAGCCTGCGATGGGCTGCAAAGCAGCCCCAATAATCAAAAGATCTGTCGTATCACCCGCGCACGCGGGCCTTCTGCGGGTCATAGGCCACGGTGCCGGGCGCGACAATCGCGCGGATACGCTTCTGCTGCCCGTCAAGCTTGCCGACCTCAAGCTCAGTACCCACCTCGCAATAGGCAACATCCAGGCGACACAACGCAATGTTCTTGCCCAACACCGGTGAACGAGTGGCACTGGTGATCACGCCCACCTGGGCGCGGCCGACATGCACGCAATCGCCATGGGCGGCCATTTCGTTGCCGTCCAGCTCCAGCCCCACCAGGCGCTGTTGAGCATTGGCGGCGCGGCGCAGCAGGGCGTCCCGGCCGATGAAGTCAGCCTGCTTGGTCTTCAACGGCACGCAAAAGCCGATACCGGCTTCGAACGGGTCGGTCTGGTCACTGAACTCGTAACCGGCGAAGATCAGCCCAGCCTCGATGCGCAGCATGTCCAGCGCATGCAGGCCCAACGGTACCAGCCCCATGGGTTCGCCCAACTGCCAAAGGCGCTGCCAGACCCGAGGTGCATCACTCGGATGGCACCAGATTTCATAGCCCAGCTCGCCGGTGTAGCCGGTGCGCGAGACCATCAGCGGTGGGCCGTTATAGTCATCAAGGCGACCGATCAGAAAGCGGAACCAGCCGAGTTCCTCCAGCTTCGGCTGAGTACCGGGCGTCCAGATCATCTGCTTGAGCAACGCCCGCGCCAACGGGCCTTGAACTGCGACATTGTGGATCTGCTCGGTGGCGCTCTTGATCCACACCTTCATGCCAAGCTTCTGCGCCTGTTCGCGCAACCACGTGCCGGCATGATCCTCGCCGCCAATCCAGCGGAACGCATCCTGCCCCAGGCGCAGCAGGGTGCCGTCATCCAGCATGCCGCCATGCTCGTAGCACATCGCCGAATAGACCACCTGGCCCACCGCCAGCTTGCGCACGTCGCGGGTCAGGCAATGGTCCAGCAGGGCTTCGGCATCCGGGCCGAGCACCTCGAACTTGCGCAGCGCCGAAAGGTCCATCACCGCCACCCGCTCGCGGCAGCCGTGGTACTCCTCGATGGCGCCGTAGCCGTCGAAATGGGTGGGAGTCCAGAAACCTCGGTAGTCGACGAACTGACGGGTGAGCGCCGAGGTGCAGGCGTGAAAGCCGCTTTCGCGGGTCAATACGGGGTCGGCGTCGGGCGCCTTGCGGTTGGCCATGGCGATACTGAAGCGCTCCTTGTCGGAATATACGCGGATATGAATGTCGGTGGGCTGCCAGCCGTTGGCCGGGTCGATATCGTCAGGGCAGGACGAACTTGCGCAGACCAGGTCGGTCATGGCCCGCAGCAGCACGTAGTCGCCGGGCCGCGACCAGGGTTCGTCGAGGGTCAGGTGCTGGTGGGCATCGACCCCGGTGTTGAAGAAGAAGTTGATCGCAGGCCAGCCGCCGCGGGCTTGCACGCCATGCCCGGCAAGGGCGCGGCTGATGTTGTCGCTGCAGTTGGCATGGCCGAAGTAGCCCTGCGCCTCGTAGTAGCGTGATGTGCAGGCGAGGGCGAAGGTGTCGTGGCGGCCGACGGTGTCGCGCACCACTTCCAGCATCGGTTGCAGGTTGCGGTCGAAGAAACGGCTGAACAGCCCGGGGCCGGGATAGGCGCTGCCGTTGAGGGTGCGGGTGACGGTCGGGTCGAGGTCGATTTCGCGGCCCGCATCCAGCCCCCTGCGGTCGAAGGCTACGAAGTCCGAGCACTGGCGCCCGGCGACATCCAGCACCTGGATGTACTGGCCGCTGGCAACGCTGTAGGCGATTGCGCTGCCGGGATGGATGGTGAACTCGTCCACCAATTCGCCCAAAGGGGCTGGCAGCGCGGGGGCGGGTAGCGCTCGCGGGTTGGCCCGGTGAATCAGCAGGCGCAGTTCACTGGCGCGTACCTGGCTGTCGACCGAGGTCGGCCCGCCTGGCGCGGCGACGATCACCAGCAGCGCTTCGCTGGTGGTCAGGCTGCGGCCAAAGCCCGCAGGCGTTGCACGCTCCCAGAGCGAGGCGGCACAGGGCAGGTGGCGACAGTCGACGCCGCGCCGCGCCAGTCCAGCGCTGACATGGGCGGCGTCGCGGCTGCCATCATGTAGCAGGTGGGCGATGAATTCGGCGCCGGCGCTGGGCTTCAAACCTAGGGCGGACAGCGCCACACGGCCGTCGCTGGCGAAGGCCAGCAACTCGGCGCGCTGGTCGCCCTCAAGGTCGATCACGTCAAGCCGGTCGCCCGGCTCCAACGCCACCACCGTCAGCCCACCAGGGGCGACTGCGTGGCGCTCGAGGCTGGGGGCACGAGCAAACAGGGCCGGTTCTCGCGGCCTGGAAATCACGGGCAGGTTCATGGTGAGGTTCCACTCAAGGCAATGGGTGGGACCTGCCCGGCGCGTTCCATCCCCGAGCAGATCCGGGGGAGGTCAGCTTGCCGTTTTCAACGGGTCGACATGCGTGTCGGCCAGGTACGCCGCCAGCGAATCGTCCAGGGCCAGCAGCCACGGGGTGTGGTGCGCGGTGGCGAGGGTGCCGGTGATCAGCGAGCGATGGCACTTGTCACGGTAACCCATGATGTCTTCGTACTTGTCGTGCTTCCATTCCAGGAAGGTGCGGTTGACCTCGGCGATATCGAAGTTCGGGTAGTCGGTGGCTTCGATCAGCTGGCGGATGTATTCGCCCTGGAACTCGAACATCTGCTGTGCGGTTTGCAGTTGCTCCTCCTGCTCGCGCCAGGCCAGGTTTTCGGCGTGCATGGCCGTCTGACTCGGGAGGGTGATGCGCCCCAGGATCACGTCGCGGGCGTACCAGGCCTGGGCGTCGAACATGTTGAAGCTGTACCACTGGTCCTGCATGCCCAGGTACACAAGTTTGGGGTTTTGCTCCCAGAACACGCCCTTGTAGAGGTTCAGCGGCCACAAACGGTTGCCGGTCTTCAGGCGCAGGTCTTCGGCCAGGAACGGGAAGTGGTGCTTGTAGCCGGTACAGAGGATGATCGCATCGACGTGCTTGCTGCTGCCGTCGCAGAAGTGCGCCGTGCTGCCTTTGACGTGGGTGAGCAGCGGTTTTTCCTCCCAGTTGTCCGGCCACTTGTAGCCCATCGGCGCACTGCGGTAGCAACTGGTGATGGTGCGCGCACCGTACTTGAAGCACTGCGAACCGATGTCCTCGGCTGAATAACTACCACCGACGATGAGCACGTCCTTGCCCTTGAACTCAAGGGCATCGCGAAAATCGTGGGCGTGCAGCACCCGCCCGGCGAA includes:
- a CDS encoding LLM class flavin-dependent oxidoreductase, whose amino-acid sequence is MSQGQFVLGAFIPGTLSGSAWRLPEAPLDTFKSLEHYQYIARKLEAGRFHSLFFNDTLDVKLDLALQRGPNSVRWDPLILAPALAASTRHIGLIATASSTYNEPYNIARKYAALDHLSGGRAGWNLVTSLGGGENFNRQDHVEHDDRYARAEEFYDVVSGLWDSWADDAFIQDKASGTWLEIDKLHVLDHQGEHFQVRGPLNVARSPQGHPVVAQAGASAAGKRLAARVGELIFTAQHTVEQGQAFYQEIKQAAAGFGRASHELKVLPGVSPVVGKTLVEAQAKYDRLQELLEPKAFLSSISRFASLGYDLSELPFDEVVPLPPETFTTNTHQSRQKLVYDLIRRERPTVRQLFNQLTSGGHRILIGTPQTIADDLQTWFEAGAADGFNIMFSGLHSAIDDFVDGVVPELQRRGLFQREYAGTTLRENLGLPYRTNRFF
- a CDS encoding TonB-dependent receptor gives rise to the protein MKSVFTALSLAPALAAGYLLTPLAVAADNDPALDTVVVTGSRGSEVRTVTSSPAPIDVIDSKQLEQTGESSLRGALQRTLPSFSQRPSGTSNDSIARPYSLRGLNGSNVLVLVNGKRRHNSAVINLDSTAAYGTNPVDLDMIPISAIDHVEVLRDGASAQYGSDAIAGVINIILKQRDNGGSASTQYGQYYKGDGDNLRQTLNQGLALGDNGGFFNYALDAKSVQTATRSREATGNLYFAGDPRNDTADRHVQKNGLPKIKAINLSYNAELPVSDDLTLYSFSTFSKRDARGGQNYRRPNSTNIIPEIYPDGTAPFYTLEETDYQAAAGGKGEVADWHWDLSSTFGRDKGQAGADETLNASLGPSSPTHFDTYTNYFDQWTNNLDLTRAFEVGLSKPLQVSWGLEHRHERYKTESDDPLSYINGGYIYPSGPLAGQPAAVGAQGAITLTPEDEGQLSRNSYASYLDLGLNPTEKLWLGVAARFEKYDDSSGNTRSGKLSARYDFTPTFAIRGTLSNGFRAPSLSQSVYAQTANQYTLVNGVAQFVEAKTVRVDSPLARALGAEDLSPEKSRNISLGLTWQPLPQASVTLDAYQIEIRDRIALTGFLYGNGVDQQLIANGYKPGYRIKYFTNAADTTTRGVDLVADYRVDYGQYGRVKYGLGFNYNKTEIDDIKQTPASLRAAGNNLQLFDRVAQGYLTVANPKTKLILSANWQIERFTINAALTRYDKVIARDANPDYDVTYGAKWLTDLEVAYALTDNFDIAVGANNLFDVRADNNGYPAGDINGFPKFGSISPFDPYGGFWYTRIAYNF
- a CDS encoding ABC transporter substrate-binding protein, encoding MAIDISRRAFLRRSAIAGLAAGLAPTLANAGEALRVWRYKGQAASFLADAGQAATPYPLEWVDVPGGAMVLEAFASNSLDYAFMSPVLPLFASAAGNPLVLIASYQGEQNRSSLIVKRDSGIQSIADLKGKRVSFVRATDTHYLVLNLLHDHQLTLADIQARPMPARDALVAFQNGHLDAIVAGGIGALQAQTAMEGVVLAEASRYHCGNYLIATTANVLQTPGKQAAIRDFLQREKATWDWVEHTPQAWAERNQALTGISRELYLQQFNQRERRCRLLPVSEDDIRAQQRIADLFHDSGLIRQSLQVRSFWDDRFNPLLSG
- a CDS encoding class II aldolase/adducin family protein — translated: MSQHAPRHSVARLPSHNHRLQIDTPPVFSDKLAERLHRKQRLAASYRLFAELGFEVGLAGHFTARDPIETDHYWINPLGVPFSQLRTSDLLRVNGEGQVVEGQGLLNTSALELHYELQRARADVVGIAHLHGFHGRVWSSLGQLFAPITAETSAFIGEQVLFDRHALRNADGSLLQDRDEVARAFVQTFADNNLLVWQNHGLWTTGQTVESAAWRFILADDTARAHLLAYSAGQPRIPTLEEDASSLAQRELFGWLNFLPLWDRIVQQQPDLLD
- a CDS encoding DUF3303 domain-containing protein, whose protein sequence is MLYIIHWTISAENRNAAITRFVKTQGAPPDGLKVIGRWHAIGSHQGFGVVETDELKVVLGWVLEWSDLMDMQVYPALTDEHAAPLLMAAASRIGG
- a CDS encoding ammonium transporter, encoding MIRFSHVCRGMLGFSLLFASVTALADEAPPAIDSGDTAFVAVCSLVVLLMTLPGLALFYGGMARTKNVLSILMQVFCTAALMSVLFAIYGYSLTFTDGGALQAVVGGLDKLFMVGITKDTVVGTIPEYLYFLFMLLFAAITPAIIVGGLAERMKFAAVMVFMVVWLTINYIPMAHMAWGGGWVFDLGVQDFAGGNVVHLNVGIAALVGAWLLGRRRDFGTPSLAPHNMTMTLTGGSLLWVGWLGFCGGCALAANGFAMLVMVNTMLASCAGALGWMLVEWQHRGRPSMFGALSGAIAGLVAITPACGYVGPMGAILLGLIAGPVCVWSVEKLKPMIGLDDAFDVFGVHGVAGILGGLLTPVFALTAIGGQSFAEGRGLLDQVLVNAGAILFSVVFSGATSLIAYKVAGALCGGLRVDEEAEVDGLDLSAHGEVGYKYSN
- a CDS encoding P-II family nitrogen regulator, whose amino-acid sequence is MKLITAIIKPFRLDDVREALTEVGVSGVTVTEVKGYGRQKGHTEVYRGAEYLVELLPKVKLEIVVADGVCQLAVEAILKAARTGKIGDGKVFVQDLEGIIRIRTGEMGDEAV